The Amphiura filiformis chromosome 1, Afil_fr2py, whole genome shotgun sequence nucleotide sequence TAATATATCGTAAAGGAGTGTAATTCTGTTCCTGAACATGGAAACGCGACTCTGATTGCACTTGTGAAAAGCTAcaataatacagtaagccaaagaattaaggtaccagttatgttcacccctgcatatcctaaacaaagacagatatgtcataattggaatcagAAGCCAACAGTTGAATCTTTTAGCccgaatttaagacctcgtttgttgaaataaagacacgacgatccaaaaacccaaggaagattccAATTTAATAAGttacagtttgctccattgcatgccatattgatttgaactagcgccgtgctttcattgattaaaacaCAAAAAGGCAACTTTTAATTTAGTTTCTTCATTAGGTtgtagatcaccgtttctttgaTTCTCAACCGagttcaacaaataaggtcttaaaccaGAGCTAATGAGTACAGatattggctgtttgttttaattttgacatatttttctttatttagaatatacaggggtaaacacaactggtttcttaattttttggcttactgtacttaTGTGAACGTTCATTCAATGATCATGCTCGAGTTACGTATGTCTAACTCAGATACAATCCTACTTGGTACGGCGAATCTGTAGTGAGGGTCCGTCGTGATCAACGCCGCGCCGTTGTGAAAAACTTTTAGTATGTCATTTTTGGGTccattaaaaatgcattatgcTAAAATTCCTTTGGTTGCAATTAGTTCTATTTTCTATTAGTTCAATTTTCTTAGACTAACGGAGAAATACCCGATCTAATCAAACATAGGTCTTACATTCATAACAGGACAGGTGTTGATGTCGAAgccaaagaaaaatattaaaatataatatattaatataatataaaatataaaatataatacgGTAAATGAATTGCTTAATATCAGTAAAATAATGGCAAGATATCAAAACaggaaaaaaatcagatttgaatgATAATTGTCACAAATTGTTACAAGCAATTCAAACCATCCTTTATTCATCTTGTCGGTTTTAACCTCTCTTGACTCACACATTTACCAGTTGGTCGTTCTGGCTCATAACTCATAACGATAGCAGTAAATGAagctatatatattttttttttaatccctgtGCATGATCAGGAAAATATTTAGCAGTTTTGAATTATGACCCCTTAAACTTTAGACCTTGGAAATTGCCCAGAGGTAACAAGTTGATAATTTTTTGAAAGgttatattgaaaaataaagcggtcttaaagacataatgtacgatccttataatatgaaattggtttatttttttcaaacctgattttttacatatttgtaatgtttacagatGTCCTAACttccacctaaatggaatcggccaaatatgttgtctttgtaggtcaacagagcaaagttcgacatattagcataatttaaaaaattatgactttatgtcctcccatagaactgcgtgttaaatgaccaaaataaccagtgggatttctttcactttaccttgttatttcaacctaaaatggacagcaacccttctcgtcagttattactgatattatttaaacattttgaataaagaataacacaattaaaatttgatggaaatcgtacattaaggctttaaagtaACACTGCTTTGATATTTGCTAAGAGTGATATTGTAGTGACATAAAAAGACGTCCGTATTAGATAAGCAGGTAATAGGATGACAGATAGTCATTTTAGCCATTTTTTAAGCATCCGGGGTCCCGGTCCGGGgtactttgttgttgttgttgttaaataCCCCGTCTTTCTCCAGATTAATGTTACATGTTTTGGGTGTTATGTCCTACATGTATTGTAGAGTAATTAGGCGAACACGTTTTGACAAGGTCATGGCGAAAAGgagaaaaatattccaaacttttgtccacgACTGTACTTAtttgaattaatttaattttCCTTCACAGCTCCAAGCGGTTCTCCTCCAAACATAACAGCGACAGTACAAAGTGATAGTATTGCAAGTTTCTCATGGAACCCAATACCATGTGGTCAAAGAAATGGCAATATTATTGGATATGACTACTTATTACAAATCAAAGGTGATGGACAACTGCGCACGGGTACATCTACTGCTACATATGTCAATTTTGCTGATTTAGCCTTACAATGTGTTACTTACGAGTTTCGTGTAGCAGCGAGCACCAGTGGTGGTACAGGCACATCAGGCAATCTTGAGTTTACTCTAGAACTAGGTAAAACTTCCGGCACAAAATTTCAAAGGGAATTATGTGATCCAGCACAAATTAGCTTTAATATCGACACTGAGCTTCTTTTgagatatggtcatttatacTTTTTTAAAACACAAAAGGAGAAAGGGGATTTTCAACTCTTACAAACAAGGAGCATGTAATATATCATTGCATATTAACTTATTTTGAGAAGAATTTGCCTGTTCAATATGAGTCTCAAAACGTGAAAACGCCGATATTACAGCACATTTATGGTGGACGGTCacatccaagcaaacacaaaacattttacagaaaacgtttatggtataacgttttaataacattcagaaaacatttttgaaaaacattctaacataatgttattacgtttgaacaaaatatttttcgaaaatgtttgccaaaattattttgccataacattttgacatttaaaaaatgttgttgtagtgttttattTACATAAActgtttttgaaacgttttttatgatctttatataacccaacattattttaaatgttatttaaaccccgggtgcacttcaatatgaaatagaAGTATGTGTATGGGTGACACTTTCACAGTagggggcatttggtgagagaaaaaagtaaaaaaattatggggtcattgggtgagagcatgattttggcattcggtgagagctaaatgtaaaaaaaaatatggtgcCATTGGGtgaaaacatgaccttttcaGCACCACATAAACCTGGAACATTGAATCTCTagactaaatggcttcaaatttctttgctttttcaaaataagtaacaaaatcagtaataaatgaaagttgctgttcaaattgaaaaacatgggtctttgggtgacagatcaaatgaaaaaatgagGGCTCTTcgagtgacagagcatgtgttcattATACAAATGGGTTTGTgcgtgacagcgacgctgaaaagggggtcttaacagccctacccACGCGTCACCTCAAGCGtgggagtgccccctccccccccggGTTCTGACTATAACCTTAAAGTGTTTatagtttttaaacatttttgtgcttGCGGGGATAAAGTTTTTAACTGTAATTGTGTGAGAGGCAGATTAAAATGGTGTTTATTAAGATTGACAAGGAATGCCGTTGTTATTTTGTTCAACTGAtatgtttaagggtatacgatgtattgttggtcgaaacagcaaaAAAAGTTGTTcacggcatcttgcgaatggtagtgagctttagcaaaaattgcattgctcaattcatagtgagcgtgtagaagaattcaaatatcacagatatacttttgtaggtccagtggttcttgagttatgttgtaaagagggctgtaacaacaatacttttgtaaaacgtacataactcattaacaacaatatattaagcaagttttcaaagtatgatttgtagaatgaagtgttatttttcaataatatattgattcagataatgaaaatcgattttttttttgggctgcttcgaccaacaatagctCGTATAACCTTAATACAGACTAATTATAATATGGTATTTTATTATATCGTTTTAGTTTTGCGTATGTAATGATTATATGAATGATGCCAACAACATGGGTGTGGTATTcaaactttttattatttttaaagctcctgGTGAAATAAGCGATCTCAGGATTACAGGATTTGATTCGGAAAGTTTTGATATGACTTGGACTGCCCCAGACACTGGATGTCCAGCAAACACATATCTAGTGAGGAACACTTTGATAAACCAGGATCAGTGTATGTATAGTAACGACGAGATTCAAATTACTGCGGTAACAAGTGCGTCATACTCTGCTGTAATCCTAATACCATATTCTACATACATGGTGGATATCACACCTGTCAATTCTGCTGGATCTGGAACAACTACAAGTATACAAGTCACAACAAATGAAGCAGGTACTGTAATGTTTATTACCCTTCGTCCTACGAGGGGATAAAAGTATTATGGCAGGGAGGAATTATGTTGTTTCTTTCAGATTAAGACTATTGTAAAACACATGCACACGtacacacaacaacaacaacaacaaatgttGGATGTTGCTTTTAAGAGTCGAAATTGTTATTATGGTTTTATTGAGTACGAGAGTAAGAAATTAATGTTATTTACCAACCTGTATACATTTATTGACATTTACAGTACATggagccagtggcgtagccaggtggGCGGGGTGGGACAGCTTCCCCctatgagaagtcttgcccctcttACCATCCCCCACCCGTGGGAAGCTGGCCGCCGAGGCCAAAGTTGCATTGCCCTTGCCCAGGCTCCCTCTCCCATGTTTATGGCGATATTTGACAACCCAAACTCGCATCTCGCATTATTGTGAAGTCTAATTTAGTCGAAGAACAAGCGGCTTCAGCCCATGGTTTAACTTAACTTGGGTGGATTGTTCTTTTGGAAGCATTTTTGTACTTTAGGTCAGTTAAAAAAACATAATGGTTCCAAACATTGTGGTTCCTAGATAAGATTATGTTCTTCTACTCTTTTTTATTTGGCCATTTATTGATCCATCTAATCTAAGACTTCTGGGTCGAGATTTATGTTCATTGACATTTTACTAAATGTAAGCCAAATTGGCCCGACCCCAACCTCCAGCCAACCACCACCCACCAAGTCTAATGGTGCGTTACGACCTCATTTAGCGTCTCCGCtaatttctcttttgttcagtACCAACTGTTGTTCCGTCTAATCTACAACTTCATGATCGAGGTTTGTGTTCATTGACATTTGCTTGGGATGATTTACCTTGTGGAAGTAGAGGCGGAACCATAAACTACATCTATGAACTAGTTAATGATATAAATGGTGATACTGTAAGAGGCCAACCCACTACAAATTACATCTTCATCAATACTCTTGATTGCGTGGTTGATTACAAGTTCAGAGTTGCGGCTGGATCGTCTAAAGGTCCTGGGCCATGGACTGGTTACATAAATGCATCAACAACATTACAAGGTATTTCAAATTATACTAACATGACTAATTTGCCCGGGTAAACTGTGATATAGTACAAGCAAGTACaattaatttgtgtaatttttctAATCCTTGTTTATCTTTCCTTGTTTTGACGTATAAATAGTGTCAAACATCCAAGCATTAGGAGGAGAAAATAGCGTAAGCGTAACATGGTCGGCTGGAATTAATTTCTGCACATGTAGTGTCGTGTATTTGATTGAATACTCATTAACCAATCCAGGGCAATGTGGAGACATATCAGATACTACGAGGATGACCGTTACAACTACATCTGATACCACTTACGTTATCACTGATCTATTACCATACTCTTCGTATACTGTGTATGTTACACCAATGGTTGATAATAGAAGAGGAGATGAGGCATATGCAGCTGTCATGACATTTGAAAGTAGTAAGTAAATGCTAAAATGAAATTGAGGAATGTGGTCAAAATATAAAGTAACAAAACCATATTCCGACTGTGTTTAAATTAAACTCTTGCTGATGTTTGTCAGGATCCTAAACGATGTTGGTCACTTGCTGGAATCGCATCGAAATAGGCACAGACGTCCTACTAAACATGAGGTGAAacagtattatacatgtatgatgaATGAACTTTCACCTCCTGGAATTGATACTACGTTATGGACTGTGCAATGTGTGGcagatcaaaatatttttggcaagtcaaaaggggaGCACTgacatttttggcacacattcattgaGTACCttgaaataaaacgctctaagacctaggaaaacagtacggaaacgttcTAAGGTTTTAAGGTTTGCTAAATGCTAATTGAGTTCTTAACAATTTGGTATATGCAACGGGCGACAATTTTTTGGCATGCCGAAAGAGGGGAAgtaatttttggcatgccaagatGTGGGCAATGTTCTTTTGGCATATTGAGAGGggagcaagcatttttggcaggccggtttggaaatccccccaaaaaaaattattgcacagcccctttactCCTGCCTTTAAAGCCTTAAtctacgatttctgtcaaattttaattttgttattctttattcaaaatgttgaaataatattagtaataactgtcgggaagggttgctgtccattttaagctgaaataacaaggcaaagtgaaagaaatcccaccggttattttggccatttaacatgcagttctatgggaggacatatgtgatgcgatcaaacaaaatcagtcggaactcggaaatattgatattgagatataggcaaacaacggaaatgtttccttttgtttcctcttgatttggaaactctttaattgctcatatctttggaactggttgttctacTTCaatggttttctgcaaaatgcagctttgttaaTGCTTctcactatcctataagaaaatgaaaatttaatatttccgagttccgactgattttgcttgatcgcatcacatattatcatattttttaaaattatgataatatgtcgaactttgctctgttgacctacaaagacaacaaatttggccgattccatttaggtgcatgtgtaaacattacaaatatgcaaaaaaaatcaggtttgaaaaaaataaaccaatttcatattataagatcgtacattaagggatctgaaatgagcgtttagagcgtttcgacagtatttttatgggacatgagagcactacagacgtatcgaattccgttctgaatacgaataatgtctttctgatatcaaataattttcatttttgaaaatcacgatataatacaaattttatgacaaattataaaaatttgatatttttcaaattttgatatataacagccctcgaagtaaatttcataaatctaatgatatattcttaaagcgtatgtagctgggaggaaaagccgacgatcaattgaatattttgacctttcatattgaagatatggatttttccccaaaagacctaattttttttgtgtgttttgggaaaaaagccatatcttcaatacgaaagatcaaaattttcaattgatcgtcggcatttcatcccacctacatacacgttaagtataaatcatcagatttataaagtttacttcgagtactgttaaatatcaaaactatcaattttaatgatttgccataaaatgtgtattacattgcgaatttcaaaaaatcaaaattatttgatatcagaaggacattcttcgtattcagaatgcgattcgatatgtctgatgtgctctaatgtcccacaataaatactgtccaaacgttcacaccccttcccttaaggcttTAACAAAAATTAATGGGTATCATTGGGTATATGGTAGTATGTTGAAATAGTAAAATTCagtataatttgtttttaaatcaaagttcatctgtgttgttAGACTTCCTAATTACCCATTTTCCAGTTtcaatgccgggttatataaagggtataaaacgttttaataacattcaaaaatattttaacataatgttatattagcaaaaaaatattttacaataactttttgacaacatttttaaacctGTGATCTCAACATAACTCAGGGTTCGGTGAAACAATCTTGACCTTCAACCGGatactggcaacccaagtttgggatcagtaaTGTTTTGGACACTTGACCAAAAATTTGAACCGTACTATTGGTCACTTGTAATTTTAAAATGGGCCAAAAGACTCAGACCCTGTAGTAGACAGAGGCGAGATTGACTCCAATACTGAAACAAAAATCAGACCCCTCTCTCTTTTATCATGTTTGGATTGTACAAAATAGATCCCCCTTTTCTCTGCTAAACATTTTTCAGACCCCCTCCATAATCTCAAACTACCACAAAAGTATTTAGCAacgtatttatgaacactccccaaCGACAACACCAAATGGATGAAACAATAAGTATTGGAAAACCGACTCtataatataaatttgtaattAATTGTTAGTAAGCAAAACCATTCAGAGGTGGAAACTTAGGAGTACACCTGGGGCATGCTGCTATTTTCTAGTTTTTCCCTTTACTTGTTAGAATATGTTAGAAATTAAATCAAAGAAAAGAAATTCAATGCTTatgaagaatatttaaaaaagatatcTTAGAATGATACTATAAAGAAGGTAGGCCGTACTTCTTTCGTTGATAAACAATGTTTGGTTTATTTCAACATTATATTCATCTATTTCAACATTATGTTCTTTTATTGCCATCCTGTAAATTCCGATAATAttatatacacacaaaaaatgagAAGTATCATATAAACATTACTTTTTAGAGCATATAAATATACTTTTTAGAATAGATTAAgtacttttgatatagttttacTCTACTTTGTATTGcatattataaattattatttatatcaggcttttgagcgatacaataaaactgtatattgtacaatgtttgcaaaatacccggatgcaatacaatattattttaatattgtacgcgtatctcGTACGCGTATCTCGTACGCGTCGTGCGTTGCCATGGTGACAGCActaacacgcgtcatgatacaacagcacaacaatacagacaccgtaacggctcacacgagatttcgtactgtataaacaagtaaactcacaaacttaattcgcggtaattctggatgatgataacattaggaaatataatccacatctacaaataaacctatatata carries:
- the LOC140161675 gene encoding netrin receptor unc-40-like encodes the protein MVEGKAVSQSRCSIREFTVTTVTSSSLTISWKCFSSERGNEYLVTYRLTNRDQCDTGIGNTDGSFQTKTDLNWGTVQGSGSGSSDTYSWTINQLNPHSNYMLSVNSRYDGTVGILKSLTASTAEAAPSGSPPNITATVQSDSIASFSWNPIPCGQRNGNIIGYDYLLQIKGDGQLRTGTSTATYVNFADLALQCVTYEFRVAASTSGGTGTSGNLEFTLELAPGEISDLRITGFDSESFDMTWTAPDTGCPANTYLVRNTLINQDQCMYSNDEIQITAVTSASYSAVILIPYSTYMVDITPVNSAGSGTTTSIQVTTNEAVPTVVPSNLQLHDRGLCSLTFAWDDLPCGSRGGTINYIYELVNDINGDTVRGQPTTNYIFINTLDCVVDYKFRVAAGSSKGPGPWTGYINASTTLQVSNIQALGGENSVSVTWSAGINFCTCSVVYLIEYSLTNPGQCGDISDTTRMTVTTTSDTTYVITDLLPYSSYTVYVTPMVDNRRGDEAYAAVMTFESSK